AGGGTCAGTGGGGGCCTAGGGCAGAATCGGGAGACGCGAAGCCTGAACCAGAGGACCTGCCCCCTCAGGCTGTGGTCCCTTCGTCCAAGGCAACTTGGGGAAGCTAGGCCATGGgcttgggggagggtgggtgggggttcTTGAGCCCATCTCCTGCTGGGTCctgttgggggcagggagtagAAGCAGGTCACCTTGCAAACGGCGCTGGGGGAGGGTCTTCAGGCTGCCAGAGAAAGGAGGGGACAATTCCTCTGGGCCTTGGGGCCTCTTAGTCCCAGAGACAGGACCAGAATCCAAGGTCCAAGGCTTTCCTGGGAACCACAATCCACACAGCTTCTGGGCACATCGGGGGGTTCCAGTTGGGGCAGAAGGCGTGGGTGAGGCCCTCCAGGGATGGATGAGCCCATCCCCAGGACACTCTCCGGTGGCCCTCATGCTGCCTTTCCAGGCATCTGGGCTCCTCCGGGCCCAGCAGaagctgaggggtgggggtgggggggcaggtgcCTGGGGGAGAAGTTGAGGAGAGCTGGGAAGACGGGGCTACAGCCGGGAGCCCATCCCACGCTGGTCCAGAAGCTCCCGTGACATGGTGGGTGTCCTTCACCAGCTGCCCCCGGGCGGTGCCTCCAGGACTGTCCAACCTGAGAATGGTGTCTCCGGGGTCAGTCTCAGGTTCGTCAGCCCGTGAGGTGCCACCCCTTTGCCAGCAGCGGCTGCCACAAGGCGAGGAGCGATGCCCCCGGGGCCTGGCCGGAAGGGAAGCCTGGGGAGCCCCAGACCGGCATTAGGCACATCTGGTGGTCACGCTCAGTCGGGCAAGTCAGCCAGGTTGTCAGCAGCGGAGTCTGGGGGCTGCTACGGGCCTGGGGCAAGACTCCACCCCTCACGGGGCCtcagctgccccccccccgccccgccccgccccccaccgaaCCGCAAGGTGCCCGGATTCCTGGCCGGGCTCGCTCGGGCTCAGCAGCCTGGAGCCGTGGGTTTGCTCCGAGCAGGACGGGAGGGAGCGGCAGATTCAGAGGCGCGAAGGGGCCCGGCGGGGGGTAGCGGGTGGGTTTTTAGCTGGCCTCGGGTAGAAGGGCAAGAAGGGGGTAATTCGCACATGGGGTTCACGAGGACCCACCTCTTTGACCGCCACAGGACGGGGCCGGAGGAGGGGCTGAGCTGGGAGCGGTATCGGCCTCAGCTGCGACACGTCCGGGGTCGGCGCGCCGGTGGGTGGGCCTGGCTCCCGGCGCGGGTCCTCAGGCTCATCTCTCTGGTCACCGACCGGCCTCCAGGGGGCCGAGGATTGGCCCGCCGTCACGTGGCGGGGGTGGGGCTAGcgctggccccgccccctccgaGCCTCCCGCGCCCCCCGCTGCGCCCCCGGGCCCCAGCGCCAGCGGAGCCGCCGAGCGAGCGTGGGGAGCCGGCCCGCGCGGCACCGCGCACCCGGAcggagaggggctggggtggggggccggtGAGCGGAGTCCGCGGAGAAACGGTAGGAGCGGGGGTCCCTCTGCGGCAGGAGAGAGCCCGGCGTCCGGGGCTGCGAGCGGCCGTGCCCTCGCCGGGTGGGGCCGCGCCGGGGACCCCTCCAGACCCGGACGCCCCGGTTCCCCCGTGTCCTGCCAGCGGCCCGTGGCCGCTCGAGCTGCTCTCGCGGAGTCGCTGCCGCGGTCTTCCTGAGCGGGAGGGAGTCCCCCCGCCTGGCCCTCGGCGCCCCGGGTCCCCAGACCCCTGCCCCCGCCGCGGGGGGCCACGTCCCGCCCCTTCCCGGTCGCCCCCTCCCGCTTCCTCCCCGCTTCCAGTGGTGACGGTGACCGGCGCAGTCCACGGGCTTCGGATGGGTGCCCAGCCGTGGCCCGCTGGCCGTGCGTGCACCTGCTCCCGGCAGCCCGGCTTTGGTCAACAGCGAAAAACCGAAAAGCCACGTCCTCAGCTAGCAAGGCCGTCGACCACTTGTGGTTGGTTCTAGGTTGCATGCCATGCAGCAGCTgaagcaaacaaaccaaacctACGTGGAGCCACGATGGAGTTCTCAAAAAACCTACACCGAAGGAAAGTGCATGCTGAGTACAGCATGCTACAGCTGAGGCAAAATCTTAGAGGtcgataaaatcatgaatgaaatgggCTTTATGGCTGCTGACACCGGTGGGCAGGGTTAGAACCACAGGCAGAAAGAGACTGAAATTCTGGTGGCCACGGCTGGAAGGGGGAcgcggggctggggagggaggcacagggcTTCACCGTCAGCTTTCCTTTTATGGAAAATCTAAATCAAACGGCTTCATATTTATGTCCAGAAGGAGGGTCTGTTTCAAGGTGTTTGTTAAATTACTTTTAGCATTTCTAtgctgcttaatttttttccaagtatttctGCCTTGCTCTAAGACCAAGGGAACAGACGACCCAGTACCCTGAcccaaggcgggggggggggggttccaggTGTGAGGGACAGTCACTGAAAGGGTATGGAAGGTGACACTTGTGGCCGGGACCGGGTGGTCACACCCACGGGCCTCCTGGCTCAGGGTGGCCTCTCCGACCTAAAGACAAGGCCCCTGGGCCACCCGCCCCACTGTGTGGGCCAGACACGAACCCCCCAGGGACACACGTGCCCTGAGGCAGAGACCTCAATCTCCGAGACGAGGACAGAGAGGCACAGTAGTAGTTGGCGTGAGGCCGGAAACCCCATGCTGTGACCTGCACacagtccaggggtgcctgacgGGGCCCCGGCCACGCGCTGTTCTCGTCTGTCTGCCACCAAGGCGGTGTGGTGCGTGTGGGGGTGAAACTCTGAACCCCGTGGAGCCATGACGGCTGGAGGACCAgatgggggctggggtggagggtggcCTTGCTGAGGAGACACCAGGATGCAGTGCCAGGTCACCACTGGCTCAGACACGACCCAGGAGGGAGGCACAGCAGCGTCCAGGCACGAGGACCCGAGTGCACTCCACGTTGATGCCCTGGGTGGGCGGGCACTGGGGTGACCTGGTCGGAACCGGGGGACGGGGGGACACAGCACAGGCCCAGGGGACAGCGGGGGGTGGCCAGCCTGCCCCAGGTACCCCCACAGTCACCCTCTGCCTACCTTGTGCTACCCGCTGAGGGTTCGGGCCCAGGCCCGGCGTGCTGTTCCGGACTCCTGCAGCCCGCCCCGTCCTGCCAGGCAGTTCTGTGATCTGCCGTCTGCGTGGGGGACGGGGCGGTTCCGGGCTGAGGCGGTAGGAGTTACCAAGTCAGCCAGGTGGGAATGAGGGGACAGTGGGAGCACGGGCTCTCGGCCAGCGGCTTGCTGGGACATGTCCCAGGAGGGCCGCAGAAGCCACAGTCCAAGCCGCCCTGGGCTTACGGGACCCTCTCTTCACCCTATTTGTGGTATTTAGAAAATGGAGGTGAAAAACAGAACCAAGGAGGGGCTTCTGTCTACACGTGGGCCAGGCAGGTGGGAGTGAGGTCCCTGCCCCCCCGGTGCAAGACGCCCCCAAAAGAGGATGCCGCAGGGATCCTTAAATAAAACACACGCCTGGTTTGCggtgaaaacatttattttacaacagttatctttattttaaggtCAACATTCAGACATACGAAATGGAGATCATCACGGGACCCATCCTAACCCTCCAGCCTGGCCCTCAAGGGTGCACGTGGGAGCCGGGGTCAGGGGCACCTGCCCACCTCTGTGGGTTCCAGCAACAGGACAAAACCGGCGCATGGACAGCTGTTTCCATGCATTtgtatttagtatttaaaaacaatgtatatatacacacgtgtctATTCCAGAGTGAACTGCCTTCCCTCTCTTAGCTTGAAACATTGTCCCATTTCCTAGGGAAACAAAATCTGCGAAAGGTACTGCCTGTGGACCCTGAGCCCAGCCCCTTCCTGGAGGGTGGCCCCGTGTGGCCCCTGCTCCTTCCCAGTGGACCCCTCCCAAAGCAGACCTGTGGGCAGGAGACAGCATCCCCTCTAGAATGCATTTGTCACGGGCTGTATCCTATGCTTAGAAAACTGGTTTTAATGTTTCGAGGGAGGGAAGATTTCCAGCCACCTAGAGGTCCCAAAGGGTCACTCACTGGAGTGTCAGGTGAGCACGAAGGGTGGGCCCCCAGAGATGGGGGTGGCACTGGGGGACGGTCCACCACGGTAGCCCTGGCACCCTACCTGGCCGTTCACACAAACCCTAGGGACACAAGTGGGTCGGTGTTCACTTCTGCGCACCCGGCGAAGGAGCCTACCTGCCTCCAAGACCCTGCTCTTGACCCAACTCACCAGGAAACCCAAGGCCGTTTTGGGGCCAGCTTTTATTGTACTTGTTGCCGCTGGACAGCAGCAGTCACGCCTGCCGCGGGatatatacatattcacatatgtacacacacacacacacacccactgcCCACACCTACAGCACAGACAACGCCAACCGTGCTCGTAAGGACAGTAAAAACGTAGCTTTCGCCAATTCCACAGGAGGGTTCACAAccaaagtaacaaaaacaaacagggcGGTCCTGTGTCACACGGGCTCACAGATCAGCGTGTTGAGAAAGGAATGAGGTCGCTCCTCCCACACCCTCACGTCCGTCCCTCTGGTGGGATCTGCCGAGAGCCGGGGGAGGCCgggcaggcccccccccccaccccggtgggAGCCCGCGGGCAGGCGCCCACCCCACCTGCTGGTGGTGTCACCCCAGCGTCTCCCAGACGGCCAGCGGGCACTCCTCCAGCAGGAGCTCACCCGACGGTCCCCCTGCCGTCAGAACTCGTGGGAACAGGCCTTTCCTGCAGCAGGAGCCTCGTGGCCACACCTGGTGGTCAAGGGTGTGGAAACGCCACCTGCTCTAACCTCAGCACACTCTGGCTTCTTCTCCAGTGGGTCCCCATGGGTGCCAAACCGCGCTGACTGACCAGGGAACTAGGAAAGCTCACACGCCGAGCGGTCATATCTAAAGCagtttgaaaacagaacaaagccaaaggaagacaagagaaaggaaagaagaccaCATCACGGGGCAGGAACAGAACGCAAACACCAGCAGCCACCATCAGACGCCCCACGAGTCTCCTGCGTGTTTCCTGCCATCCTGAAGCGGTCGCTGCTGCCAGGCCCCTGAGGGCATCTGGGCAAGCCCTGCGCTTTGTGGAACAGGACGGGCTCCAGCCCACACTGGCCCGGCGCTCTCTGGCCACACATGGCCTTGGCTCGaggggggtgggtgtgtgggggagggaagcaggggaggTAAGTGGAGGGGGGAATCGGGCGGTGGGTGGGAAGGCACAGGAGTTgtagggagggaagagagggagggggaggggagagggggacgggggggggggcacgggaaaggaagcgggggtggggtgggggtgtcctAGAGCCAGGAGCTCTCACAGCTGCGCAGCAGGCAGACAGTCGCCCCCATGTGGCCAGTGAACAGGGTGCCCCTCCAGACTCAGCAAGTGCACAGCAGGGAAACACACGGAACACTCCAGAAAAAGGGAACACGCCCAGGGCTGACAGTGAGCACAGCCGGGGGGCTCTCATTCAGAATCGCCAAGTCAGGGCCAGGCGGGGAGAACCCCAGGCCCCTGGGCAATTGTCACCGTCCTCACTGCCACGATTCACTTCGACTACACACATTCTTCAAAGGACTGGTCGGACAAACTTCCTGCCCGGCCCCTCTTGCAACACCCACCCACCCCGGCCCCCAGGACAGTGTCCCGTCCTGTGGCTGGAGGACACTTGGCGAGGGGCTCCCCAGACGCATGCAGTGGCCCCGGGGTTTTTTGAGCACAGAGGTGCATGGTCCCCTGCAGGTCCCAGCAGCAGAGGGGGAGGCTTTCTACCTTAAGTCCGGGCTTTGCAG
This sequence is a window from Lynx canadensis isolate LIC74 chromosome A3, mLynCan4.pri.v2, whole genome shotgun sequence. Protein-coding genes within it:
- the LOC115509819 gene encoding uncharacterized protein LOC115509819 yields the protein MNCSRRDGEGAALATEEEQPPARRGPSHLCARPPVAPQHSSYPPSFARSLLPPLMVRAALETSGSQRRQHLDRRCTWCPWLRHHMCCGSLLGLHWPVETHGAHVGLAAAERVLDLQMKDEDDAGSDPHPRHVTAGQSSAPWRPVGDQRDEPEDPRREPGPPTGAPTPDVSQLRPIPLPAQPLLRPRPVAVKEASLPARPRGHRSSPCGSRCWQRGGTSRADEPETDPGDTILRLDSPGGTARGQLVKDTHHVTGASGPAWDGLPAVAPSSQLSSTSPPGTCPPTPTPQLLLGPEEPRCLERQHEGHRRVSWGWAHPSLEGLTHAFCPNWNPPMCPEAVWIVVPRKALDLGFWSCLWD